The Felis catus isolate Fca126 chromosome X, F.catus_Fca126_mat1.0, whole genome shotgun sequence genome includes a region encoding these proteins:
- the SOX3 gene encoding transcription factor SOX-3 codes for MRPARDNASGATSLRVPADLARSTLASLPFPPDPPAPRPPSAPPTESPGLFTVAAPAPGAPSPPATLAHLLPAPAMYSLLETELKNPVGPPTPAAGAGGPAAPGGAGKSGANAAGGANAGGGNGGGSSGGGGGSDQDRVKRPMNAFMVWSRGQRRKMALENPKMHNSEISKRLGADWKLLTDAEKRPFIDEAKRLRAVHMKEYPDYKYRPRRKTKTLLKKDKYSLPGGLLPPGAAAAAAAAAAAAAASSPVGVGQRLDTYTHVNGWANGAYSLVQEQLGYAQPATMSSPPPPPALPQMHRYDMAGLQYSPMMPPGAQSYMNAAAAAAAASGYGGMAPSAAAAAAAAYGQQPATAAAAAAAAAAMSLGPMGTVVKTEPSSPPPAITSHSQRACLGDLRDMISMYLPPGGDAADAASPLPGGRLHSVHQHYQGAGTAVNGTVPLTHI; via the coding sequence ATGCGGCCAGCTCGAGACAACGCATCAGGTGCGACTAGCCTGCGGGTTCCTGCCGACTTGGCGCGGAGCACTTTGGCAAGCCTGCCCTTCCCGCCTGACCCgccggccccccggcccccaaGCGCCCCTCCGACGGAGTCCCCAGGCCTTTTCACCGTGGCCGCTCCAGCCCCGGGAGCGCCTTCTCCTCCCGCCACTCTGGCGCACCTTCTTCCCGCCCCGGCCATGTACAGCTTGCTGGAGACCGAGCTCAAGAACCCCGTGGGGCCACCCACCCCAGCGGCAGGCGCGGGCGGCCCCGCAGCCCCCGGCGGCGCAGGCAAGAGCGGCGCGAACGCAGCCGGCGGAGCGAACGCAGGCGGCGGCAACGGCGGGGGTTCgagtggcgggggcgggggcagcgaCCAGGACCGCGTGAAGCGGCCCATGAACGCCTTCATGGTGTGGTCCCGTGGGCAGCGGCGCAAGATGGCCCTGGAGAACCCCAAGATGCACAACTCCGAGATCAGCAAGCGCTTGGGCGCCGACTGGAAACTGCTGACCGACGCCGAGAAGCGGCCGTTCATCGACGAGGCCAAGCGACTGCGCGCCGTGCACATGAAAGAGTACCCGGACTACAAGTACCGGCCGCGCCGCAAGACCAAGACGCTGCTCAAGAAGGACAAGTACTCCCTGCCCGGAGGCCTGCTGCCCCCcggcgccgccgccgcggccgccgccgccgccgccgccgccgccgccagcagCCCGGTGGGCGTGGGCCAGCGCCTGGACACGTACACACACGTGAACGGCTGGGCCAACGGCGCGTACTCGCTGGTGCAGGAGCAGCTGGGCTACGCGCAGCCCGCTACCATGAGcagcccgccgccgccgcccgcgctgCCGCAGATGCACCGCTACGACATGGCCGGCCTGCAGTACAGCCCCATGATGCCGCCCGGCGCCCAGAGCTACATgaacgccgccgccgccgccgccgccgcctcgggcTACGGGGGCATGGCGccctcggccgccgccgccgcggccgccgcctaCGGGCAGCAgcccgccaccgccgccgccgcggccgccgccgccgccgccatgaGCCTGGGCCCCATGGGCACGGTGGTGAAGACCGAACCCAGCTCGCCGCCGCCCGCCATCACGTCGCACTCGCAGCGTGCGTGCCTCGGCGACCTGCGCGACATGATCAGCATGTACCTGCCACCCGGCGGGGACGCGGCTGACGCCGCTTCGCCGCTGCCCGGCGGCCGCCTGCACAGCGTTCACCAGCACTACCAGGGCGCTGGGACTGCCGTCAACGGAACGGTGCCGCTGACCCACATCTGA
- the LOC123383283 gene encoding LOW QUALITY PROTEIN: uncharacterized protein LOC123383283 (The sequence of the model RefSeq protein was modified relative to this genomic sequence to represent the inferred CDS: substituted 1 base at 1 genomic stop codon) — protein sequence MEPGSGTGARETGFRTAERTGAVRLSAGWSEGEQSAACCRGRAEALTSGGAESPSARAQPFTPPEKYPGGRATSGNPAPYGQACPPTGPLAFPTTAFGGCKGNAPYGGEAGGHGSAGPGKYSPGQGVRNSTGPTGDAIRPHRWGRKTMAGRGVEGCGIRCANILCPLRLAFRPFLSPCLKLRCTPTVRRVGAPHGTPLFRVRRRRRRSGEPRGAAGVARAPGSQGPRAFPGARALSRAGRAAHSRAPACPEPRLPRASAPPSERRAREAPGPRLETESRAEGAARGQPACRRLPGMEVARPRAADSFPCGPAARRGDRARSVRWPGRAGVLAPGPPTPQFRFSGKRRRGRQGSGAPPEPRLTLSVGGHPTTFLVDTGAQHSVLTKANGPLSSRTSWVQGATGRKIHKWTNYRTVDLGQGTVTHSFLVVPECPYPLLGRDLLTKLGVQIHFSKAGAQVLNRDGQPIQVLTVSLQDEHRLFETPVTTNLLEAWLQDFPQAWAETGGLGRAKCQAPIIIDLKPTAMPVSIRQYPMSKEAHMGIQPHITRFLELGVLRPCRSPWNTPLLPVKKPGTRDYRPVQDLREVNKRTMDIHPTVPNPYNLLSTLSPDRTWYTVLDLKDAFFCLPLAPQSQELFAFEWRDPKRGISGQLTWTRLPQGFKNSPTLFDEALHRDLTDFRTQHPEVTLLQYVDDLLLAAPTKEACILGTRHLLRELGEKGYRASAKKARICQTKVTYLGYILSEGKRWLTPGRIETVARIPPPQNPREVREFLGTAGFCRLWIPGFAELAAPLYALTKESAPFTWQEKHQSAFEALKEALLSAPALGLPDTSKPFTLFIDEKQGIAKGVLTQKLGPWKRPVAYLSKKLDPVAAGWPPCLRIMAATAMLVKDSAKLTLGQPLTVITPHALEAVVRQPPDRWITNARLTHYQALLLDTDRIQFGPPVTLNPATLLPAPEDQQSAHDCRQVLAETHGTREDLKDQELPDADHSWYTDGSSYIDSGTRRAGAAVVDGHHIIWAQSLPPGTSAQKAELIALTKALELSEGKKANIYTDSRYAFATAHTHGSIYERRGLLTSEGKEIKNKAEIIALLKALFLPRRVAIIHCPGHQKGQGPIATGNRQADQVARQVAAIGAVLNQDTKDWEKEGKIVLPRKEALAMIQQMHAWTHLSNQKLKSLIEKTDFLIPKAGTLIEQVTSACKVCQQVNAGATRVPEGKRTRGNRPGVYWEIDFTEVKPHYAGYKYLLVFVDTFSGWVEAYPTRQETAHVVAKKILEEIFPRFGLPKVIGSDNGPAFVSQVSQGLARTLGINWKLHCAYRPQSSGQVERMNRTIKETLTKLTLETGLKDWRRLLSLALLRARNTPNRFGLTPYEILYGGPPPFSRLKGLQAVQAQIWTPLAELYRPGHPQTSHPFQVGDSVXVRRHRSQGLEPRWKGPYIVLLTTPTAIKVDGIAAWIHASHAKAAPKTPGPETPKTWKLHRSENPLKIRLSRV from the exons ATGGAGCCGGGGTCAGGGACCGGGGCACGGGAGACAGGCTTCAGGACCGCGGAGCGCACAGGGGCTGTGAGGCTCTCCGCTGGCTGGAGTGAAGGCGAGCAGTCAGCCGCCTGCTGCCGGGGCCGGGCCGAGGCGCTCACAAGCGGTGGTGCGGAGAGT CCCTCCGCACGCGCTCAGCCCTTCACGCCGCCCGAAAAGTATCCCGGCGGCCGAGCAACCTCCGGGAACCCGGCACCCTACGGCCAGGCCTGCCCTCCCACCGGGCCTCTGGCCTTTCCCACCACCGCCTTCGGTGGCTGCAAAGGCAACGCCCCATACGGCGGCGAGG CTGGGGGCCACGGGTCCGCCGGGCCGGGAAAGTACTCCCCGGGGCAGGGTGTCCGGAACAGCACCGGACCAACAGGCGACGCCATCCGCCCCCACCGCTGGGGGCGCAAGACGATGGCGGGCCGGGG AGTGGAGGGCTGTGGAATCCGATGCGCGAACATTCTGTGTCCTCTTCGCCTCGCTTTCCGGCCATTTCTTTCCCCTTGCCTCAAGCTTCGCTGCACGCCTACTGTGCGCCGTGTGGGGGCACCGCACGGGACGCCGCTCTTTCGGgtccggcggcggcggcggcggtcgGGAGAGCCTCGCGGGGCGGCCGGCGTGGCGCGTGCGCCCGGCTCGCAGGGGCCCCGCGCGTTCCCTGGGGCGCGCGCGCTTTCCCGCGCCGGCCGAGCGGCGCACTCGCGGGCGCCCGCGTGCCCGGAGCCCCGGCTCCCGCGCGCCTCGGCGCCGCCGTCTGAGCGGCGGGCGCGCGAGGCCCCGGGGCCGCGGCTGGAGACGGAGAGCCGGGCGGAGGGCGCGGCCCGGGGACAGCCGGCGTGCCGCCGCTTGCCAGGTATGGAGGTGGCCCGGCCTCGGGCCGCCGACTCGTTCCCGTGCGGCCCGGCGGCCAGACGGGGCGACCGAGCGAGGTCTGTCCGGTGGCCCGGCCGCGCCGGCGTCCTGGCGCCCGGGCCGCCGACCCCCCAATTCCGTTTCTCCGGAAAGCGGCGCCGG gggcgtcagggctctggagccccccccgagccccggctaactttatctgtaggggggcatcccaccaccttcctggtggacacaGGAGCTCAGCACTCGGTCCTAACCAAGGCAAACGGGCCTCTGTCCTCTCGTACCTCTTGGGTTCAAGgagcgacaggaagaaaaattcacaaatggactaacTACCGTACGGTTGATTTAGGGCAAGGGACAGTGACACACTCTTTTCTGGTAGTACCCGAATGCCCATACCCCCTTTTAGGACgagacctcctaaccaagcttggagttcagatccatttctccaaagcgggggcccaagtgctaaaccgggatggccagcctatccaagtcttaactgtgtccttacaagacgaacacagactttttgaaaccccggtcaccactaacctcctcgaagcctggctgcaggactttccccaggcctgggcagaaacgggagggcttggtcgagccaaatgccaggccccaatcataattgacctaaagcccacggcaatgcctgtatctatcaggcagtatcccatgagcaaggaggctcatatgggcattcagccacacattaccagatttctagagcttggggtcctgcgaccTTGCCGCTCACCTTGGAATACCCCTCTCTTACCAGTGAAAAAACCTGGTACTCGAGACTACAGGCCTGTCCAAGACTTAAGGGAGgtcaacaaaaggactatggatatccatcctacggtccccaatccctataacttgctcagcaccctgagcccagaccgtacctggtacacagtactggacctaaaagatgcattcttttgtttacccttggccccccagagccaaGAACTGTTTGCTTTCGAATGGAGGGACCCTAAAAGAGGAATCTCAGGCCAATTAACCTGGACCCGCTTACCCCAAGGGTTcaaaaactcccccactctctttgatgaggctcttcacagggacctaactgacttccggactcaacatccagaagtaacactactccaatatgtggatgaccttcttctggccgcccccacaaaagaagcctgcatactaggtaccagacatctgctccgggaattaggagaaaaaggataccgggcatccgccaagaaggcccggatttgccaaaccaaggtaacctacctggggtacatactgagtgaggggaaaagatggctcacccctgggcgaatagaaactgtggctcgcattccgccgccccagaaccccagagaggtacgtgaattcctgggaactgctgggttctgtcgcttatggatacctgggttcgctgagctagccgcccccctctatgccctcacgaaagagagtgcacccttcacctggcaggaaaaacatcagtcagcctttgaggccctaaaagaggccctcctctccgccccggctctcgggttgccagacacctccaagccctttacccttttcatagacgagaaacaaggaattgccaaaggagttctaacccaaaaattagggccctggaagaggccagtagcatacctgtccaaaaagttggaccctgtggcagcggggtggcccccatgtcttcgtatcatggcagccactgctatgctggtcaaggactctgccaaattaacccttggacagccactaactgttatcaccccgcatgctttagaggccgtagtgcggcagccaccggaccgatggataaccaacgcacgcctaactcactaccaggccctcctactggacacagaccgcatccaatttggacctccggttaccttgaaccctgccacgttgctaccggcaccggaagaccaacagagcgcacacgattgccggcaagtactggctgagacccatgggacacgggaagatcttaaagatcaagagctcccagatgcggatcactcttggtatacggacgggagcagttacatcgactcaggtacccggagggcgggagcagcggtagtagatggccaccacatcatatgggcacaatcactacctcctggcacgtctgcccaaaaggctgagctgatagcgctcaccaaggccctagagctatccgaagggaaaaaggctaacatatacacagatagccgatatgcctttgcaacggctcatacacatgggagtatttatgaaagaaggggcctactaacctcagaaggaaaagaaattaaaaacaaagctgaaatcattgcattattaaaggccctttttcttcctcgaagagtagccataattcattgccccgggcatcagaaaggacaaggcccaattgcaacaggaaatagacaggcagaccaagtagccaggcaagtcgct gccataggggctgtactgaatcaggacactaaagactgggaaaaagaaggaaagatagtccttccccgaaaggaagccctggcaatgatccaacaaatgcacgcctggacacatttaagtaatcagaagctgaagtcactgattgaaaaaactgacttcttaatccctaaggcaggcaccctcatagaacaggtgacctccgcctgtaaggtctgtcaacaggtaaacgctggggctacccgagtgccagaaggaaaacggactcgtggtaaccgcccaggagtctattgggaaatagactttactgaagtaaagcctcactatgcggggtataagtacttattagtgtttgtagacaccttttcaggatgggtagaagcctaccccacccgacaagaaacggcacacgtggtagccaagaagattttagaagaaatcttccccagatttggacttcccaaggtaatcgggtcagataacgggccggccttcgtttcccaggtaagtcaggggctcgccaggacactggggattaattggaaattacactgtgcatataggccccagagctcaggacaggtagaaagaatgaatagaacaataaaagagacccttactaaattgaccttagagactggcttaaaagattggagacgcctcctatctctggccttgttaagagccagaaatacacccaaccgtttcgggctcaccccatatgaaatcctttatgggggaccccccccttttt cccgactaaaagggctgcaagcggtgcaggcccaaatctggacacccctggccgaactgtatcggccaggacatccacaaactagccacccatttcaggtaggagactccgtgtaagtccggcggcaccgctctcaaggattggagcctcgttggaagggaccttacatcgtcctgctgaccacgcccaccgcCATAAAGGTTGACGGGATTGCCGCCTGGATTCACGCATCGCACGCCAAAGCAGCCCCAAAAACCCCTGGACCAGAAactcccaaaacctggaagctccaccgttcggagaaccctcttaagataagactctcccgtgtctga